The following are encoded in a window of Bradyrhizobium sp. WBOS07 genomic DNA:
- a CDS encoding ribose-phosphate diphosphokinase has protein sequence MSTIALQTLPGGRDAAKRLSARLRLSCAEIAVHRFPDGELRVTVAPAADTTLLYAPLDQPNDKLIALLFAAEALRRDGAKRLVLVAPYLCYMRQDAAFHAGEAISQHAMGGLLARTVDRIVTVDAHLHRTADIRSVFPGIDAENLSAMPAIANALATGGIDPTTVVIGPDMESEPWVSDIARRLRLQHTVARKTRHGDRSVSIGFADPGLLSGRPALLVDDIVSSGTTLIAAARALAAMGATAVDAVVTHALFPPAIIPAFTEAGIRSIRSTDSVPHPTNAIALDESLAAALRSELPTTQLPETIP, from the coding sequence GTGAGCACGATCGCGCTCCAGACATTGCCCGGCGGCCGCGATGCGGCGAAGCGCCTTTCGGCCCGGCTCCGGCTGTCCTGCGCCGAGATCGCCGTGCATCGGTTTCCCGACGGCGAGCTGCGCGTCACCGTCGCGCCCGCCGCCGACACCACCTTGCTCTATGCCCCGCTCGATCAACCCAATGACAAGCTGATCGCCCTGCTATTCGCCGCGGAAGCGTTGCGGCGCGACGGCGCGAAGCGGCTGGTGCTGGTCGCGCCCTATCTCTGCTATATGCGGCAGGACGCTGCCTTTCATGCCGGCGAAGCCATCAGCCAGCATGCGATGGGCGGCCTGCTCGCAAGGACCGTCGACCGCATCGTCACCGTCGATGCGCATTTGCATCGCACCGCCGACATCAGATCGGTGTTTCCAGGTATCGACGCGGAGAACCTGTCCGCCATGCCGGCGATCGCGAACGCGCTGGCGACGGGCGGCATCGACCCCACGACCGTCGTAATCGGGCCCGACATGGAGTCCGAGCCCTGGGTCAGCGACATCGCGCGCCGGCTGCGATTGCAGCACACGGTGGCGCGAAAGACGCGGCACGGCGATCGATCCGTTTCCATTGGCTTTGCCGATCCCGGCCTGCTGTCGGGACGGCCCGCGCTGCTGGTGGACGACATCGTCTCTTCCGGCACGACGCTGATCGCCGCGGCCAGGGCCTTGGCGGCGATGGGCGCGACCGCGGTCGATGCGGTCGTGACGCACGCGCTGTTTCCGCCGGCGATCATCCCTGCATTCACTGAAGCCGGCATCCGGTCGATCCGCTCGACCGACAGCGTGCCGCATCCGACCAATGCGATTGCGCTCGACGAGAGTCTTGCGGCCGCCTTGCGGTCCGAACTACCGACGACACAGCTTCCGGAGACGATTCCATGA
- a CDS encoding thymidine phosphorylase family protein, whose translation MHPELSHAQLKIRRVRLDTGRENVVVVSRQSKALRAEIFRGFSRVELRQGDKVMLATLLITDDDTLAAPDEIGLSEPAFRRFAQGVGTQVTVRPAAPPESLEAVRAKIRGRTLSQAEIGAIINDLAHYRYSDMEIAAFLIGSASFITSDELLALTGAMAQAGTQLVWPTPVVVDKHCIGGIPGNRTSMVVVPIVAAHGLPIPKTSSRAITSPAGTADTMEVLARVNVGVEEMKAIVSACNGCLIWGGHVNLSPADDVLISVERPLSLDTREQMVASIISKKIAAGSTHLLIDIPVGPTAKVTSGVEAMRLRKLFEFVGDRFGRSVEVIVTDGSQPIGNGIGPVLEANDVMAVLGNEPDAPRDLREKSLRLAAHLLEYDPKLRGGAGYARARELLDSGAALKQMQKIIDAQGPSTCSNELGSLSFDVEASHDGTVSAIDCLRLNRLARTAGAPLDKGAGIRLFKKIGDRVEQGEPLYRVYTFDRPEHDLAADAAAEETGYVVNGHEAPQRKSAS comes from the coding sequence ATGCATCCAGAGCTTTCGCACGCCCAACTGAAGATCCGCCGGGTCCGGCTCGATACCGGCCGCGAGAACGTCGTCGTCGTCTCCAGGCAGTCGAAGGCGCTGCGCGCCGAGATCTTCCGCGGCTTCAGCCGCGTCGAGCTGCGCCAGGGCGACAAGGTCATGCTGGCGACCCTGCTGATCACGGACGACGATACGCTGGCGGCACCGGACGAGATCGGACTGTCCGAGCCGGCGTTCCGGCGCTTCGCGCAAGGCGTGGGCACGCAGGTCACGGTCAGGCCCGCTGCGCCTCCGGAGAGCCTGGAGGCGGTGCGCGCCAAGATCCGCGGCCGAACCTTGAGCCAGGCCGAGATCGGCGCGATCATCAACGACCTCGCCCATTATCGCTACTCGGACATGGAGATCGCCGCCTTCCTGATCGGCTCGGCGAGCTTCATCACCAGCGACGAGCTGCTCGCCCTCACCGGTGCGATGGCCCAGGCCGGCACGCAATTGGTGTGGCCGACCCCTGTCGTCGTCGACAAGCATTGCATCGGCGGCATCCCCGGCAACCGCACCTCGATGGTCGTGGTGCCCATCGTCGCCGCCCACGGCCTGCCGATCCCCAAGACGTCCTCGCGCGCCATCACCTCGCCTGCCGGCACCGCCGACACGATGGAGGTGCTGGCGCGGGTGAATGTCGGCGTCGAGGAGATGAAGGCGATCGTCTCGGCCTGCAACGGCTGCCTGATCTGGGGCGGGCACGTGAACCTGTCGCCGGCCGATGACGTCCTGATCTCGGTCGAGCGTCCGCTCAGCCTCGATACCCGCGAGCAGATGGTCGCCTCGATCATCTCCAAGAAGATCGCGGCCGGCTCGACCCATCTGTTGATCGACATTCCGGTCGGTCCGACCGCGAAGGTCACCAGCGGCGTCGAGGCGATGCGGCTGCGCAAGCTGTTCGAATTCGTCGGCGACCGCTTCGGCCGCTCCGTCGAGGTGATCGTGACCGACGGAAGCCAGCCGATCGGCAACGGCATCGGGCCGGTGCTCGAGGCCAATGACGTCATGGCGGTGCTCGGCAACGAGCCCGATGCGCCGCGCGATCTGCGCGAGAAATCGCTGCGGCTCGCCGCGCATCTGCTGGAATACGATCCGAAGCTGCGCGGCGGCGCCGGCTATGCGCGGGCGCGCGAATTGCTCGACAGCGGCGCGGCGCTGAAGCAGATGCAGAAGATCATCGACGCCCAGGGCCCGTCGACCTGCAGCAACGAGCTGGGATCGCTCAGCTTCGACGTCGAGGCGTCCCATGACGGCACCGTGTCCGCGATCGACTGCCTGCGTCTGAACCGCCTCGCCCGCACCGCCGGCGCGCCGCTCGACAAGGGCGCCGGCATCCGCCTGTTCAAGAAGATCGGCGATCGTGTCGAGCAGGGCGAGCCGCTCTATCGCGTCTACACGTTCGACCGCCCCGAGCATGATCTGGCTGCCGACGCCGCCGCCGAGGAGACCGGCTACGTCGTCAACGGTCACGAGGCCCCGCAGCGCAAGTCAGCCTCGTGA
- a CDS encoding Flp family type IVb pilin, protein MRLLRSFLADENGATAIEYGLIAAGIALAIVTAVNNTGGALLNSKFNAVSTAIK, encoded by the coding sequence ATGCGTTTGCTTAGGTCTTTCCTTGCCGATGAGAATGGTGCGACCGCCATCGAGTACGGCCTCATCGCCGCGGGGATCGCGCTGGCGATCGTGACCGCCGTGAACAACACGGGCGGCGCCCTCCTCAACAGCAAGTTCAACGCGGTCAGCACGGCGATCAAGTAA